From a single Shewanella donghaensis genomic region:
- the tatB gene encoding Sec-independent protein translocase protein TatB gives MFDGIGFMELLLIGILGLVVLGPERLPTAVRSISEWIRSLKRMANSVKDELEQELKIDQLHADLKKAESKGLSNLSPELQESIDQLKDAAQSVNRPYQVDDTSKEAPAEKPAESTTAISEQTTDSTSSNTKS, from the coding sequence ATGTTTGACGGTATTGGCTTCATGGAGCTATTGCTGATCGGAATTTTAGGGCTTGTCGTTCTCGGCCCTGAAAGACTTCCTACTGCAGTACGTTCAATATCTGAGTGGATTCGTTCTTTAAAGCGAATGGCTAACTCAGTCAAAGACGAATTAGAGCAAGAGCTTAAAATCGATCAGCTTCATGCTGACTTGAAAAAAGCAGAAAGCAAAGGTTTGTCGAACCTATCACCAGAATTACAAGAGTCGATTGATCAGCTAAAAGATGCGGCGCAATCTGTTAATCGTCCTTATCAAGTAGACGATACAAGCAAAGAAGCACCTGCAGAAAAACCAGCTGAAAGCACCACTGCAATAAGTGAGCAAACAACCGACTCTACCAGTTCAAATACCAAAAGCTAG
- the tatC gene encoding twin-arginine translocase subunit TatC, producing the protein MSQQLPLISHLLELRNKLLRAIGSVLLVFICLVYWANDIYHYMAIPLMQALPETSSMIATDVAAPFFAPFKLTLVFSFFIAIPYVLFQVWSFVAPGLYKHEKRLIMPLIFSSTVLFYLGIAFAYYVVFPVVFGFFTSVAPEGVQVATDISSYLSFILKLFFAFGLAFEIPVAVVLLCWAGVTTPEELKQKRPYIVVGAFVVGMMLTPPDIISQTMLAIPMLILFEGGLLAAKLYTPKEDTDDEEPENEKADT; encoded by the coding sequence ATGTCACAACAGCTACCTCTCATCAGTCATTTGCTTGAATTACGCAACAAACTACTTAGAGCTATCGGCAGTGTTTTGCTGGTTTTTATCTGTTTAGTCTATTGGGCAAATGATATTTATCATTACATGGCGATTCCATTAATGCAGGCGCTGCCAGAAACAAGCAGTATGATTGCAACTGATGTAGCGGCGCCATTTTTTGCCCCGTTTAAACTGACCTTAGTTTTTTCGTTTTTCATTGCGATTCCTTACGTATTATTCCAAGTGTGGTCATTTGTGGCTCCAGGATTATACAAGCATGAAAAACGCCTTATTATGCCGTTAATTTTTAGTAGTACCGTATTATTCTACCTCGGTATTGCCTTTGCTTATTACGTTGTATTTCCAGTCGTATTCGGCTTTTTCACCAGTGTAGCGCCTGAAGGTGTTCAAGTCGCGACTGACATCAGTAGCTATTTAAGTTTTATCTTGAAGCTATTTTTTGCATTCGGATTAGCCTTTGAAATACCTGTCGCGGTAGTATTACTCTGCTGGGCTGGTGTTACTACGCCTGAAGAGCTAAAACAGAAACGCCCGTATATTGTTGTAGGCGCATTTGTGGTTGGCATGATGCTCACGCCGCCTGACATTATTTCTCAAACAATGTTAGCGATTCCTATGTTAATATTGTTCGAAGGTGGTTTATTAGCTGCAAAGCTCTATACCCCAAAAGAAGATACCGACGACGAAGAGCCTGAGAACGAGAAAGCAGATACATAG